In Deltaproteobacteria bacterium, the DNA window GACCCGGCCGCAGTCCTTGAGCGCGCTGTGCTCCGGGCCGACCCCTGGGTAGTCGAGGCCTGGGGCAATGGAGTGGGCACCCTTGATCTGTCCCCACCGGTCCTGGAGGAGGTAGCTCATGGTCCCGTGTAGGACCCCAGGTGAGCCGCAGACAAGGGTCGCAGAGTGATGCTCTGTCTCAAGCCCTTCGCCTGCCGCCTCCACACCCACGAGTCTTACGCCCCTGTCCGGGACGAAGGCGTGGAAGATACCCATGGCGTTGCTGCCGCCGCCCACGCAGGCCACGATTGCATCCGGAAGCCTTCCTGTCCTTTTGAGGATCTCTGCCCTGGCCTCCTGCCCGATGACGCTCTGGAAATCACGGACCATGAGGGGATAGGGATGGGGGCCCACTACCGATCCGATGACGTAGTGCGTGGTCCGGATGTTGGTCACCCAGTCCCGGATGGCCTCGTTGATGGCGTCCTTCAATGTCTGGGTGCCCGAGTCCACGGGGATGACGCGGGCCCCGGCCAGCTCCATTCGAAAGACGTTCATGACCTGGCGGACCATGTCCTTTCGGCCCATGTAGATCTCGCAGGAAAGTCCCATGAGGGCGCAGGCCGTGGCCGTCGCCACCCCGTGCTGTCCGGCCCCGGTCTCGGCGATGATCCGTGTCTTTCCCATGCGTTTGGCAAGCAGGACCTGTCCGATGGTGTTGTTGATCTTGTGGGCGCCGGTATGGGCGAGGTCCTCCCGTTTGAGGAAGACCCGGATCCCGCCCAAGGCCTCGCCGAGCCTCCTGGCCTCGGTAATCGGGGTGGGGCGTCCTACATAGTCCCTCAGGATGGAGGAGAGCTCTTCGCGGAATCCCAGGTCCCGCCGTGCGGCCTTATAGGCCGATTCGAGTTCCATAAGGGCGGGCATGAGGGTCTCGGGGACATAGCGGCCTCCGTAGATTCCTCCGAATCGGCCCTTTGCATCGGGTCCTCGGGTGACGAGATCCGCACCGGCAAGTTCGGCCGGCATGATCGCCGGTGGGCGTGTCTTTGTAAGGGTTTCGCGCATGTTGTGGGGGTCCTTTGGTAACCTTGGCAGGGTCGAATGTGGCCGAAGAGTAGTGTATGGGAGGGGACTCGTCAACGAAGGGGTGTCATCCATTGCCTTCGGGCGAGGAATGCGAAAAGACCCTGTTCAGGCAGGCTTTTTACCTCGAGGACAAGGATTGGGGGGGCGGATCCCGATGGTTTCTCGAGGGGCAGGATCTTCACCCGGTCCTTGGCAGTTGTGACGAGGGCCTGTGCCCCTGCCGCACGCGCTTTTCTCCGAAGCCGTTCCATGTCCGCTTCCGTGTAGGGATGGTGGTCCGGAAAGGATCGCCTTTCCAGGATCCTGGCACCCAATCTTTCGAGGTCTCTGTAAAAGGGGGCGGGATCGGCAAGGCCTGTGAAGGCAAGGATGCGAAGGCCGGAGAGATGCGAGAGGGGATGCATTTCCCCGGCAAGGGAGACGAGTGCCGATGGGGCCGTTGCACTCGAAAAGACGGGGATGTTTGGAAATGCCGCGTGCACGGTCTTTCGGGCCCGTTCCGTCTGGGTTGGATCTTCAGCCTTGGTAAGGATTAGGGCAGATGCGCGTCTGAGCGCAGAGACGGGTTCCCTCAAAGGGCCTCCGGGAAAGACCCGGCCGCCGAGGAAGGGATCGCGGGCAGGAAGGAGCACGAGGTCCACGCTCCGTGCAAGCCTCATGTGCTGGAACCCGTCGTCGAGGATGAGGACCCGCGCACCAAAGCGTTCCACCGCAAGGAGCCCTGAGGCGAACCTGCACGAACCTGCAATGACCGGAACACCCTTAAGTGTCTCTGCCATCATGAACGCCTCGTCTCCGGCCTCCCTGGGGGATGTGAAAATCCGGTCTCCGTCCGTGACCACAAGAGGGCCTTTTCCGGCAGTGCTGCCATAGCCTCGGGTAAGGACCGCTGGGGACGTCTTTTGCGACCGGTACCACTCGGCAAGGGCGATCACGAGCGGGGTCTTGCCTGTTCCTCCGAGGGAGAGGTTTCCAACGCTCACGACAGGGCAAGGGAGGCGTCTTGTGCGGAGCAGGCCCCTTTGATACAAGGATTCCCTTATGACCATTGCGGCCGAATAGAGCGGAGACAGGGGGCGACATGCCGCGAAGAGGACGGAAAGAAGGTACGGACTCACAGGGTTCTCCTGTCCCTGAGCATGGTCTCGACGAGGGTGATGTGCCTTTCGATGGCCCCCTGGTTCTTTTCCACCACGCCCCTGGCCTTTTTCCCTGCGATCTTTCTGGCCGTGTGATCGATGAAGAGACGTTCCAGCGCAGAGGCGAGGTCTTCGACCCCGGCTACCATCAGGCCCCCTCCGGATGTAGCGAGGCCCCTGGCCATCTCCCGGCAGCTCTCCACATGGGGGCCGAAAAGGACTGGCACCCCCCACGCGGCAGGTTCCACGAGGTTGTGCCCGCCCACCGGGACGAGGCTTCCCCCGACAAAGGCTGCGTCGCACACGCCGTAACACCGGAAGAGCTCCCCCAGGGTGTCGAGGATCACCACGTCCACAGGGCCTTGCCTTTCCTTCGCGCTCCGGAGCCGTGCACAAAGGCCTGAGCGCCTGACCATGTCAAAAACATCGCCCGCACGGGCCGGATGCCGGGGGGCGATGAGCATCTGGAGACGGGAAACGGTCTTTCGGACATGAAGAAAGGCCTTCAGGATGATCTCTTCCTCGCCCGGATGGGTGCTTCCCGCGACCAGGACGGGCCTTTCGGGTTCAAGGCCTATCTCCAGTGCAAATTCGATCTTCTGGTCGAGAGGGAGGTCTGGGAGTGGGCGGTCGTACTTGAGATTTCCCAGGACCGTGACCCTTTCCGGGGGGATGCCGATTCCTATGAGCCGGTCCCTATCTTCTTGCGACTGCATGACAATGTGTTTGAAGCCACCGTAAAGGAGTTGGGCCAAGGGACGTACGCGGGTGATAAGGGCGGCAGAACGGGACGAAATGCCTCCGTTGACGAGGGCCGTCTGGACGCCGCAGGAGGCCAGGTGCCAGATCCAGTTTGGCCAGATGTCCGTCTCGACGAGTATGAAGCAGTCCGGGCGGATCTGTTCCGTGACGCATCTGACGGAAAGGGGTATGTCAAAGGGCGCTGGAAGGACGGCAGAGACCACATTCGAGAGGCGGGACTCCAGGGTCGTGATGCCTGTTTCTGTCGTACCGGTGCAGACGACGGCGTCTCTGCCCCATTTTTCAGCGCATTTTCGTGCGAAAGGGATGGCGGCATTGGCCTCTCCGACCGAAAGGGCGTGGATCCAGATTCTGGGGGTCTGACCTTTCGGCCGGGAAATCTGGGGGATGAACCCGAGACGTTCCCGAAAGCGGGAAAACGGGCGGTGGAAGAGATCCCGAACGAGGAGGGGAGGAGCGAGGGGGGCTGCAAGTAGGTTATAAAGGAGAAGGGCAGGTTTCACAGGCCTGGCGTGGGGCCCCGTGTCCCTGCCGGGGGTTGACGGCGGATTGGGGTAGGGGGCACATAATGATAGGAAAGAGAATTTTTTATGGATGATGTACCATATCAACCGAATGGGACACAGGAAAGTGGGCTGGTCCGCCTGCAAAAGTTCCTCGCCGAGGCAGGGGTCTCTTCAAGGCGGGCCTCCGAGACGCTCATTCGGGCAGGCAGGGTAAGCGTGGATGGCACGGTGATCCGGGAGATGGGTGTGAAGGTGGATCCTTCCCGGCAGGTCGTGGCAGTGGACGGAAAGAGGGTCGTCCCGGCCGGCGTTTTCGTCCATCTCATACTCTACAAGCCGAGGGGCGTGGTCACCACGGTCAGGGATCCCCAGAGGAGGGATACGGTCATGCGATTTCTCTCGGGTATTCCGGAAAGGGTCTATCCGGTGGGAAGGCTCGACAAGGAGAGCGAGGGACTCCTGTTTTTTACCAATGACGGACCGCTTGCCCATCGTCTTATCCACCCCCGGTTCAAGTTGGATAAGGAATATGTCGTAGCGGTCGCTGGGCATCCCGGCCGGGAAGACATTCGAAGACTCGAGGCTGGGATCGTGATCCATGGGAAAACGACCCTTCCTTGTAGGATTCGGGTCACGGAAAAGACCGCCGCAGGGACGATCCTGAACGTCGTCCTCAGGGAGGGGCGCAAACGTCAGATCCGTGAGATGTTTTCCGCCATAGGGTTTCGGGTCGAGCGCCTGACGAGGATCCGCCTGGGGCCCATTCGGATTGGAGGGCTTCAGCCCGGCAGATGGAGACGGCTCGGCAGGGATGAGGTCGATGCCCTTAGAAGGGCGGTCGGACTATCGGAAACAAGGGGTTAGGTAGCAGGGATCCGTCAAAGTCAAAAGCCTGAATCCGTAGGCCGACAGCCGGGTATTTGTGGATGGAGGCGCCCATGGACGGGGCTCGAACGGCAAATCCGCCCCCATGGACTGGGGCTATTTGCCGCACGGAACAAATATTCCGGACGTCGGCCCACAGATTCAGGTGTTATTGTATGAAAAAAGGTGGTAGGCAGGCGAAAATCCGATTGCCCTTCACTTTTATTCCCCGGAGAGGATCCGGAGATACCAGGTTATGATCTCGTGTCCCCGGAGCAGGGCAAGCAGGGCGGCCCCGGAGAGGAACGGGCCGAACGGGATCGCCGTGTGCCTGCCGCCCCTTCCCACAAACATGGCGGCTATGCCGATGATGCTACCGAGGCCGGCGCTCACCATGATGACCAGGGGAATCGCTTTCCAGCCGAGAAAGGCCCCGATCATGGCGAGAAGTTTGATGTCTCCGCCCCCGAGCCCTTCGCGGCCTGTGAGGAGTCCGTATGTCCATGCGACGAGAAAAAAGACGCCTCCGCCCGCGATGATCCCCGCGAGGGAATCGAGACATGTGATGGAGGTGAGGAGGCAGGATGAGATGAGGCCTGCGGCGATTCCGGGAAGGGTGATGAGATCTGGGATGATTCGGTGTTTGAGGTCGATGAATGCGGCAACGATCAGGCAGGATGCGAAGAATGCGAAGGCTGCGAGTTCCGGACCCGGACCGAAGTGCCTCCAGAGGACAAGGGCCATCAGGGCGGCGATTGCCTCTACGAGGGGGTATTGGGGGGAAATCCGTTCGTGGCATCGCCTGCATCGCCCCAAGAGGATCAGATAGCCGAAAATGGGGAGGTTTTCCCACCAGCTCAGACGGTGACCGCAAGATGGGCATGCAGAGCCTGGCCAGACGACGGACCTGCCTTCAGGCATCCGGTAGATGCAGACGTTCAAAAAACTCCCGACACAGGCCCCTAAAACGAGTACCACAACGTCGGTGATGCGGGGGAGGGTGGCGGTGGTCATGGGTTGGGTATGGGCCCGGCCCCTCTCAGTTTTAGCTGGGCTGAGGAAGGGTCTGGAGTTTGACGACTCCCCGCCGCACGAGATCCAGGTACTCTCCCCTGATTTCCTCGAGCAGGGACAGGTTTTTCACGAATCGGGAATACAGACCGAAATATTCCGACTGCTCCTCGGAAAACCTCACCTGAACGAGCTGAACGCCGATGCCAGGTCTTTTCTGCGTGTGCTGGACGTAGCCTTTGAGGGCAATCGTCCCCACCACAGGGATCTCGAGAAGGAAGTCTATTATGGCCCCCTCCGGGATCGGTGAAGAGACAG includes these proteins:
- the trpB gene encoding tryptophan synthase subunit beta, which gives rise to MPAELAGADLVTRGPDAKGRFGGIYGGRYVPETLMPALMELESAYKAARRDLGFREELSSILRDYVGRPTPITEARRLGEALGGIRVFLKREDLAHTGAHKINNTIGQVLLAKRMGKTRIIAETGAGQHGVATATACALMGLSCEIYMGRKDMVRQVMNVFRMELAGARVIPVDSGTQTLKDAINEAIRDWVTNIRTTHYVIGSVVGPHPYPLMVRDFQSVIGQEARAEILKRTGRLPDAIVACVGGGSNAMGIFHAFVPDRGVRLVGVEAAGEGLETEHHSATLVCGSPGVLHGTMSYLLQDRWGQIKGAHSIAPGLDYPGVGPEHSALKDCGRVRYVAVDDKAALRGFQLLSETEGIIPALESAHAVAYLEELAHVLGPGAIVLLNLSGRGDKDVATVAGILKERQKT
- a CDS encoding rRNA pseudouridine synthase, with the translated sequence MDDVPYQPNGTQESGLVRLQKFLAEAGVSSRRASETLIRAGRVSVDGTVIREMGVKVDPSRQVVAVDGKRVVPAGVFVHLILYKPRGVVTTVRDPQRRDTVMRFLSGIPERVYPVGRLDKESEGLLFFTNDGPLAHRLIHPRFKLDKEYVVAVAGHPGREDIRRLEAGIVIHGKTTLPCRIRVTEKTAAGTILNVVLREGRKRQIREMFSAIGFRVERLTRIRLGPIRIGGLQPGRWRRLGRDEVDALRRAVGLSETRG
- the lpxK gene encoding tetraacyldisaccharide 4'-kinase, whose product is MSPYLLSVLFAACRPLSPLYSAAMVIRESLYQRGLLRTRRLPCPVVSVGNLSLGGTGKTPLVIALAEWYRSQKTSPAVLTRGYGSTAGKGPLVVTDGDRIFTSPREAGDEAFMMAETLKGVPVIAGSCRFASGLLAVERFGARVLILDDGFQHMRLARSVDLVLLPARDPFLGGRVFPGGPLREPVSALRRASALILTKAEDPTQTERARKTVHAAFPNIPVFSSATAPSALVSLAGEMHPLSHLSGLRILAFTGLADPAPFYRDLERLGARILERRSFPDHHPYTEADMERLRRKARAAGAQALVTTAKDRVKILPLEKPSGSAPPILVLEVKSLPEQGLFAFLARRQWMTPLR
- a CDS encoding PilZ domain-containing protein, with product MHERRKSPRYPLSLRVFFPDYDLWGRTDNISRDGCFITVSSPIPEGAIIDFLLEIPVVGTIALKGYVQHTQKRPGIGVQLVQVRFSEEQSEYFGLYSRFVKNLSLLEEIRGEYLDLVRRGVVKLQTLPQPS
- a CDS encoding prepilin peptidase codes for the protein MTTATLPRITDVVVLVLGACVGSFLNVCIYRMPEGRSVVWPGSACPSCGHRLSWWENLPIFGYLILLGRCRRCHERISPQYPLVEAIAALMALVLWRHFGPGPELAAFAFFASCLIVAAFIDLKHRIIPDLITLPGIAAGLISSCLLTSITCLDSLAGIIAGGGVFFLVAWTYGLLTGREGLGGGDIKLLAMIGAFLGWKAIPLVIMVSAGLGSIIGIAAMFVGRGGRHTAIPFGPFLSGAALLALLRGHEIITWYLRILSGE